Proteins from a single region of candidate division WOR-3 bacterium:
- a CDS encoding T9SS type A sorting domain-containing protein, with protein sequence MVHKNTFAVCFLFITLCSVAIAQPYRCEWQVVAIGGNEMAGSYRLGSTAGQTAIGRLTGTNLLALIGFWQTDIITGIDEKGQFRWETANIRETRLYPPAPNPFYRTTRIRYTLSSEQHTTVQICDITGRIVRTLVNSNQNPGRYSMVWDGKDNSGRQVASGIYICQFTAGDYQHRTKLLLQR encoded by the coding sequence ATGGTTCACAAAAATACCTTTGCTGTTTGCTTCCTGTTTATTACCTTATGTTCTGTTGCTATTGCCCAGCCCTATCGGTGTGAATGGCAGGTGGTGGCAATTGGTGGCAATGAGATGGCAGGTTCATACCGGCTTGGCTCAACCGCTGGCCAAACTGCGATTGGCAGACTTACCGGCACCAACTTGCTTGCGCTGATTGGGTTCTGGCAGACGGACATCATCACCGGCATAGATGAGAAAGGACAGTTCCGCTGGGAAACTGCCAATATCAGGGAGACCAGACTCTATCCGCCCGCACCCAACCCGTTCTATCGGACAACCCGGATTCGCTACACGCTCAGCAGTGAACAGCATACCACCGTCCAGATCTGTGACATCACCGGCAGAATAGTCCGGACACTTGTCAACTCAAATCAGAACCCGGGCAGATACAGTATGGTCTGGGACGGAAAGGACAACTCAGGTAGGCAGGTTGCCAGCGGTATTTACATCTGTCAGTTCACTGCGGGTGATTACCAGCACCGCACCAAACTGCTCCTTCAGCGGTAA